The window CGCCCTGGAAGACCATTTCGAATTGTACGAGTTCCCCAATGACCTGGCCCGCTGGTGTTGGGACGCCCTTGGCGATCGGGAACTGGCGGAGGAGCTGGCGCTTTTGAATCCCTACGCCCGTCAGAGCATCGAAGGGGCCCGCGCAGAAGTGGTCGACGTGTTGGAGGACCATTTGTGGGCGCTGGAGCGGGTTCCCTGGTGCCGGCCCGGTCTGGAACTCCACCTGGTCGAGTCGCGGCTCGTAGCCTTTGACACAGGGGAACGGTTTTCGACGCTCGCCGGGCTGGTCGAGGCACTCCCGCGCATGTCGCGGCGTTCGCTCTTCTACCACGTTCACGAGGCTTATCGCCGTAAGAACGTCGACGATTTTTCGACTTGGCTCGCGAAGATCGAAGCCCCGGAGGAACTGGTCCACCGCGTGCGGAAAATCGACTTCTATTTCCTCAACCTCAACCAATTGCGCGAGCAGTTGCTGGAACATCTGTGCGCGTTTCTCGCGGAGCCGAAGGCGATCCTGGGAGGTGCCGCATGAGCCTGTTGACTCGCTACGAAGAAGTCGTCGGGCGCTATGAAATCGAGCGCTTGCGGCGGCTTGGTTCGCGCCTGGCCGGCAAGCGGATCGTGCATGTCAATTCGACGCGCCAGGGGGGCGGCGTCGCCGAGATTCTCGGCTGGATGATTCCCCTGATGGTCGAGCTGGGAATCGACACCCGCTGGGAAGTCCTGCAGGGAACGGCTGATTTCTACCGGGTCACCAAAGCGTTTCACAACGGAATGCAAGGGCTGCCGGTCAACTTGCGAGCCGCCGATTACCAGTTGCACATGGACATCAACGAGGCGAATGCCCGACGGTTGGATCTGCAGGCTGACGTGGTATTCGTGCATGACCCACAGCCGATTTTTCTGCCGCACTTCACTCCGCCGGGCAAGGTAGGCCGCTGGGTATGGCGCTGCCATATCGATGCCTCGCGGCCGCATCGCGGTGTGTGGAAGCATTTGAGCCAGGCGGTCGTGGACTACGAGGCGACGATTTTCTCGATGGCTTCCTTCACACGCCCCATCCATCGGCCGATGTTCCTCATTCCTCCGTCGATCGATCCTTTGGCCGTCAAGAATCTGCCGATGGATGACGCCGAGCGTATCGCCATCCTGGAGCGGCTGGGAATCCATCCGGAACGTCCCATGCTGCTTCAAGTCTCGCGTTTCGACCGCTTCAAGGATCCACTGGGAGTCATCGAGGCGTTCCGGCTCGTCAAGCCTTCGCATCCGGAGTTGCAATTGGTGCTGGTAGGCGGCCCGGCTGATGACGATCCCGAAGGGGCCGAAGTCCTGGCCGAGGTCATGGACCGAGCCGGCGACGATCCCGACTTGCACGTACTCTTGTTGCCGCCCGATTCGCATCGGGAAATCAACGCGCTGCAGCGGTCGGCAATCATCGTTCTGCAGAAATCGCTGAAAGAGGGTTTTGGTCTCACCGTCACCGAAGCTTTGTGGAAAGGCAAGCCCGTGATCGGCGGGGCCTCGGGCGGAATCGCCTTGCAAGTCCACGATTATCAGACCGGTTTCCTCGTCCACTCACCGGCCGGCGCCGCCTACCGCATCCGCTATCTGCTGCGCTACAACGACAAGCGGATGCGGATGGGGGACGTTGGCCACGAGTTCGTGCGCGAAAACTTTTTGCTGACGCGACATTTGCGCGACTATTTCTCGATGCTGCTCTGGCTCGATCATCCGGGCAGCGACGTAATCGCGGCATGAACCTGGCAGCGTATGTTCGGGAGGCGGAGCCCCATGGGCCGGCATGATTGCAGTTCGCGGCGAAGGCCAGTGAACGGTTCAGACTCGCGCCAGCACGGCGACGGGGAAGTCCTCGCATAATTCCGCCACGCGTAGGGCGCTGTGGGATTCGCGTAGGACGTCCGTAAGCACATCCTGGAAAGTCCCCACGATGTCGCTGGGAAGCTCGACGGTCGTATTTCCCCAAACGGCGGAGCCGCAGGGAACAAGCGGCGACACATCGTAATTGCTGTCGAGGCCGATCAGCCGAGCCACAAGTCGCGGCACGACGATAATTACACCTTGCGAAGAATCCGGCGAATTCTCCTCTGCCAACCGGGCGAACGCCACCACATGCTCGGCCTTTTCGCCCGCCACATGTAGCGGCACGTAGCGATGCGAAGAGGCAAAGAGTTGAGCGAAGCGCCGCCGCGTGTCCAGCAATCGCCAGGTGACGAAAAGCTTTGTGCGCGGATCGGCCAGATTCGAGGTCAGCTCGCGGGCCGTGGCGCGCAGACCCGCTTCCTGAACCATGCACTCCAATTCACTCAATAATCGTCCGTGCGCCGAGAAATCGACGGGCACGCGATTATCGGGGTCGACCAGGCGAAACGCCCAGCATTCCTGCCCTTGATAAATGTCGGGAAAACCTGGTGATGTTAGCCGCAGTACCAACTCGGCCAGCGCATTCACCAACCCGAGGGTCGCCACTGGCCTTTGCCAGGCCCGCAAATCGGCAAGGAAGCGATTTTCTTTGCGGGTGTCCAACACCGTGGTCACAAAATCGCGCATGGCCCGATCGTACGGCTGATTCGGGTTGATCCAACTGGTGCGCTCCTTGGCTTCATGGCCGGCTTTGTCCATGTATTGGCACATGCGCTCGGTCAGAACCTGCCGCTCATACTCGTCGTTAAGGGGCCAGATGCCGACCAGGCTCTGATAGAAGTGATATTCGTCTCTCCGGCTGGGAGCCGGTTGTCCATCGATCTCGCTGCGGCGGCGGCGATTCAATCGCATCCAGCGCTGTACCGCCGCGCGCCACAAGCGAGGAACTTCGGCCAGTACGTTCAAGCGTGCCCGCACGTCCTCGCTTCGCTTCGTATCATGCGTCGACGAACCGAGCATGGCGTGCGCGTAATGTCTGGCTCGCTGCTGGTTCCAGTCGTGGAACTCTGCTGGCCTTACCACCGGCGTTTCGGGCCTGTTGCCGACTTCATTCACCGACAAGAGCGGCCCATAGAGGTAAAACGCGGTATCTTCGATCCCCTTGGCCATGACGGGACTAGTGACCTGCTGAAACCGACCGGCGAACAGCTCGCGCTGGTGAATCGCTTCGGGACTCAAGCCCGTCGGATGCTCCAGTAGCAGGACATCGCACACGAAATCGAACACACTGGCGTCAATCGCCGGATTGCGTCGCTTGGCCATGGCGGCGGCCATGGCGACGAAATGCCGGTCCCGATCCGAAACTCCCCAGGGACCGGGATAGATCCGATAAACGGGAAAGCACACCAGGATTTCGCGCAAGGCCAGCCGCAGCATGTTCAGCGTGAAGTCGCGCGTCCGACGATGCTGCTCGGAGATGCGATTCAGGCGATGCGCCAGCATCTGCAACTCGCCCGCCATCGCCACGCTCAGGATCAGCTTTTTGCTGTCTTGCGCGACCTTTTCGAAAGGCGTCGGATCGTTGATAACCCGGGCGTAATCGCGCTTGAGCTGCCGCCAACCATCGTCGGGCAGAAACAATCCGTCGCTCATTTGCAAAAAATCGTATCCGGTCGTGCCGGCGACAGGCCACGTTTCGGGCAGGGGCTCGTGCGGCCCCAATATCTTTTCCACGACCACGAACAGCGGAATGTCGCCGTTCCCACCGGCGGTGGACGGGGAAACTTGGATCGGTTCGCCCACCAAATCCGCTTCGGACGGAAGCTCGGCCGTCGGTCCAAGGATCGCGCGCCAATCTTCACCACGCGGAGCCGGAATGCCGAGTTGCTGACATACGGCAAGAATGACCGGCACGCTGGTCTCCGGTCCGCTGCCGAGCGGCGCCGAGGGGGGCTTTGGCGCTGATGGGCTAGCGCCATTGCTCGGTGGTGGCTTGCTCGCGTTGCTGGCATGCACGCTCGCTAGAGGTTCGCCCGTTTCGTTGATCGCGCACTGAATCAACTCTGCCAGGTAACTCCACTGCAATCGCCACAAGTATTGTTCGGGCGCGTAAAGCCCGTCGATGTGGTCGATTCGTAATCCGGCGGCCGAACCTTCGGCTAGCAGGCGCATGACCAGGCGGTGGGTTTGATAGAACGCGTCGGGGTCCTCGATGCACAGCGCGGCGAGCTCATTGATGTCGAAAAAACGCCGATAGTTGACTTCGTCCCCGGCCGCCTTCCAGTTGCAGAGCCGGTAAACCTGTGCCGCGCACAACTGATCGAGCGCATCGTAGCTCGTCGGATTGCCGGCCATGCCGTTGATGCGACGAATGTTTCGATCGATGAAATCATGCACGGCAGGACAGCGATCTGCCAATTCGCGCAGCCGCCGTTTGATCACTTGCTTGTCGCGCTGCCGCTCGACCACTGCATCCGGATCGATCGTGGTCCGCGGCGGCAGATGATCAAGGGCTGTGAGAATGTTTTCATACTCGGCCAAAGTGTCGGGTTCATCGACTAAAGCCCCGCGCAACTCGTCAAGGTTTTGCGCAAGAACCAAGGGCGCCGTCTTAGGATCCAACGGCAGCCAACGATCGAAATAACGCAAGAACAGCCCGCCCGACTCATAGGCAACGGTCAATTCGCCGGACTCGAGCGAGTCGCCATATTGCCGGCCCAGCACGGGCAACAACACATGACCGTCGAGCTCTTGTCTTCCCGGTTGCCAATCGATGTCGAAGAATTTGGCGTATGGCGAGCTGGGCCCATTCTCGAGAATATCCGTCCACCACAGATTCTCGGCGTGCGTGCTCATATGATTGGGCACGACGTCCAGAAGCACCCCCATTTCGAACGTTCGCAACGCTGCCTGGAATTCGTCCCAACCTGTCCCGCCCCCCAACGCCGGGTCGAACTCTTGGTGATTGCACACGTCGTATCCGTGTGTGCTGCCCGGCCGCGCGTGCCAGACCGGCGAAGCGTAGACGTGCGAAATGCCGAGGGCATGCAGGTAGGGAACGACGGCAGCCGCATCCCGAAAACCGCATCCGTTGTGAAACTGGAGGCGGTACGTGGCGCGCGGCACGGCTTTCCGACGCTTAACAAGTTCGAGGACTCGCTCTGCAATCTGGTCGATGCGTGCATTGCTCCGCGGTGCGCCGACCTCTTCCTCGAAGGTCCCGGCCGCCGATGTCTCGAGGCGCGACAATGCTTCCGCGTCGCTAGAACCGCGCGATACCACGACAGAATCAATCTGATTCATGTTTACTGCCATTTAATGAATGGATTTCGCTGTGGTTCGCCAACGGCCGCACCGGACACAATCTGACCAGCGCTCTCGATTCGTTACAAAAAAAGCCTCGGCAGCGCGCAGCACGTGATCCTCATCGGGCAATTGGCACGCCGGGAAATCAGTACTTCCTCGATAAAGACGCAATACGAATGCCAAAATGACTTGCTCGCTCCCTGATCGGGGTAACCGCTGAGCCTGCGCGACCTCTCGGCGTGGCATACGTTTTGCGTCCGAGAGTGTGAAAGTTCGCTCAGACGGGGCAAACATCCTTGGCCCTCACGATGGAGCGCGAAGGCCGGAGGTAAGCGCAATGCCGAACGTGCTTGTGGTTGACGACGACCGCGCCGTCTTGCACATGGTCAGCCAGGCGTTTCGCGATTCACCGATTTCGGTGCTCACGGCGCAAACTGCTGAGCAGGCCCTGGCGCTGCTTGATCAACACCCGGACGTCGTGCTGTTGGACATCGTATTACGCGATTGCTCAGGGCTGGACCTGGTCCATAAGATTCGAGCTCGCGACGCGAAGCTGCCTGTCATCTTCATCACGGCCCGTGGCTCGAGCGACACGGCAATCGAAGCCATGAAGCTGGGCGCGTACGACTATTTGCTAAAGCCCCTGCATCTTCCCAAGTTGCGCGAGCTGGTCGATCGAGCCCTCAAGATTCGCAATTTGATGCAGGTTCCCGTGGAGTTGGAATTGGGCGATTCCAGCACTCCTGGTGGCGATGAGTTAATCGGCCGCAGCCCGCACATGCAGGAAGTTTTCAAGGCCATTGGCCGCGTTGCCCCGCAGGACGTCACCGTGCTGATTCACGGCGAGAGCGGGACTGGCAAGGAACTGGTGGCGCGGGCGATTTATCACCACGGCCGCCGAGCGGACAAACACTTCCTGGCGGTAAATTGCGCCGCGATTCCCGAAGCCCTGTTGGAAAGCGAGCTCTTCGGCCACGAAAAAGGCGCGTTCACCAGCGCCGATCAGCGCCGCATCGGCAAGTTCGAGCAGTGTTCGGGCGGGACGATTTTTCTCGACGAAGTGGGTGATATGTCGCCGCTCGTGCAGAGCAAGGTGTTGCGCGTGCTGCAGGAACAGCGCTTCGAGCGCGTGGGTGGCGGCGAGACGATTCAAACCGACGTGCGCATCATTGCCGCCACGAATCGTGATCTGAAGCATATGGCGCTCAACGGCAATTTTCGGGAAGACCTGTACTACCGCTTGAACGGGTTTTCCATCAAGTTGCCACCCCTGCGCGAACGCGGCGAAGATGTGCAACTGCTGATTTCGCGTTTCGTGCAGCGATTCGCGAAAGAGGTGGGTAAAGAAGTGCGCGGCCTGTCGGACGACGCGCAGGAGATCCTGACCCGCTATCCCTGGCCAGGCAACGTGCGCGAGTTGCAGGCGGTTTTGCGGCAGGCTCTGTTGCAAACGACGGGCCCCTTGATACTGCCCGAGTTTTTGCCGGAGGACGTACGTTATTACCAGGATCGAGGAGCCAGCGCGCCGCAGCCGTCAAGTGGAATGCCGGCCAGCGATTTGCAGTCGTTCGTCGATCATCAATTGCAAAAGAGATCGCACGATTTGTACGCCGAGACGATCGCCATGGTCGATCGCTATGTCCTGGCGCGCGTGTTAAAGCACACGCGCGGCAACCAATCGCAAGCGGCCAAATTGCTGGGCATCACCCGCGGCAGCCTCCGGAACAAGCTGCGATCCTTGCACATCGCCGTGGATGCGATTGTAACGGTGGACGAAGACACACCACGGGAATATGCGGCGGAAATACCCGCAGCGTCCTGACTCTGGCACGAAATGTGCCCGTTATTAGCAACGGAAATACGGGATCGCATCCGGAGGAGGAGAACAATCATGTTTCGCAAAGGCATTCTGGCCATCGCCACGTTCGTCGCTTTAATCGTCGGATTCTCGGCTGACATGCCGTCCGCCCAGGCCCGCCCGTGGCGCGGCTATTACGGCGGATACGGCGGCTATGGTCGTCGCGCCGCGTATTATCGCGGCTATTATCGCCCCTACGGCTATTACGGTCCGCGCGCTTACGGTTATGGCGCCTACTATCGTCCGTATCGTTATTGGTGGTGAGCGACGAGAGCGCCCGAGACCTCCGAAGACGACCATTTGAGAATAGGGCTTGCGCGATGGGAGTCGCGCCCGCCGGCACTACCGAGCGTGGTGCAGCGCGGGGCGCGACTCACTTTTTTTGCAGAAGACTTTTTTTCGCGACTGGCCGCGCGCCCCGGATGCTTAACGCGACAGGGCGCAGGGCGTCAGCCATTCTGATTCGACGGGCACCGTCGATTTTCGTTTTGCCACCCAGATTCCGTTGGCTCAAGCGAGTTGGCATGCGAAATGCAACTTCCTCCGTTGGCCAAGGAACGGAACTTCTTGGCCGAATCAAACGTCGCTGGTGGCGCCCGGATCAACGAACCGAAGGGGTGATGTATGGCTACCCTGCTGCTGATCGTCCTGGTCTTGCTAGTGATCGGTGCCGTGCCGGCCTGGCCGTACAACAACGGCTGGGGCTACTACCCATCGGGCAGCATCGGCGTGCTGGTGGCGATTGTATTGCTGCTCGCGTTGTTCGGGGCGATTCCCTGGAACTTCTATAACGCGTGGAACGTGCTGCTGTATTTGCATTACTCCGCGGCGCCGAAGGAAATGGGGGTTGCGCGGCGGCGCACACTAACCAAGGAGCGTGAATCATGAGACTCGTTCGACTGTTTTTCGTGTTGGCCCTCACGGGCGCGGCTCTCGTCGGCTGTGGCAAAGAAACTTCCGTCAAGAAGACAACGACGGTAACCACTCCTGAAGGGAAAACGACCGAAACGACCGAAACCACCGTGGATATGCACGGCAAGAATCCGCCTCCGGCACCGTAAACGCCCCGCCGCGGCAGCGTGCCTGGTCTTCACGGAAGAGGGCACGTTGCCGCGGCGTTTTCGTCTCAATCATTTACGGCGCCAATCCGAAGGAGACGCCATGATCCGCAAGCTCAGCAATGGCAGCTACCGGCTGTATTCGCGCAAGAAGGATCCGCATACCGGCAAACGTCGCAACCTCGGCACGTTTGGCAATCGGGCTGCGGCGGAGAAGCATGAACGTGAGGTGCAGTACTTCAAGCACCACTAAGTCGCGTGAGCCGCTCGAAAGTTGGCAGCGAGCCGTTCGCCCAGCACATCGACAATTCACGTACGGTGTGAACCGTGCGGTGTGGGCCATGAGAATTGCACAAGTCGCGCCGCTTTATGAAAGCGTTCCTCCCAAGCTCTACGGCGGCACCGAACGGGTGGTGTCGTTTCTCACCGAAGGGCTCGTGCGGCAAGGTCACGATGTAACCTTGTTCGCCAGCGGCGACTCAACAACCGCGGCCCGGCTCGTGCCGGTAACGCCTCATTCATTGCGGCTCGACGAGTCGTGCATTGATCGGCTGGCGCATCACGTCCTGATGGTGGAACAGGTCGTGAAGCGCTCCGGCGAATTCGACGTCATTCACTTTCATATCGACTATCTGCACTACCCGGTCTCGCGGCGGGCGAATGTTCCACAGGTAACAACACTGCACGGGCGCCTGGACATTCCGGACCTGGTGCCGCTGTATCGCGAATTCACAGATATGCCGGTCGTATCCATTTCCAATGACCAAAGGCGGCCTCTGCCCGATGCTGCCTGGCAGGCCACGATTCATCACGGCCTGCCCAGCGACCTTCTCGACTTCCACCCACACCCGGACGATTATCTGGCATTTTTGGGGCGCATTTCGAGAGAAAAACGTCCGGACCGCGCCATCGAGATTGCCAAGCGCGCCGGCATGCGGTTGAAAATCGCCGCCAAGGTCGACGATGCCGATCGAGAATACTTCGATCGCGAAATCGAGCCCCTGCTCGGCCAGGCGCATGTCGAGTTCGTCGGCGAAATCAACGAGCAGCAGAAGAACAACTTTCTAGGCCGCGCCCGCGGGCTGCTGTTTCCCATCGATTGGCCCGAGCCGTTCGGGCTGGTCATGATCGAATCGATGGCCTGCGGCACGCCGGTCGTCGCTTTCCCCTGTGGCGCCGTGCCCGAGGTCATCGACGAGGGAATCACCGGCTGCCTCTGTGACAGTATCGACTCGGCCGTGGCCTGCGTAGGTCGGCTGGCGAATTGGGACCGTCGCGCCTGCCGCGCGAAGTTCGAAGAACGATTTACGATCGAGCGCGTGGCGCGGCAGTACGTCGATGTTTTCAAGACCCTCGTATGCCGAAGAAACGCCCATGGATGACATCATCGAGGTCAACAACGAGTATTACATCCTCGCGACGTCGTCGCGTATCGATGACCATGCGCGAGTGCTCAAGCACGACGATCTGTTTGCCGTTTTCGACCAATATGGCGATATACAACCGCTGGGGCTGGGCGAAGAAGGGCTGTATTTCGAAGGGACACGTTTTCTCAACGGCTGCAAGCTGACGCTGAACGGACGCCAGCCGTTGCTACTTAGCTCGACCGTCATGGAGAACAATACTCTCTTGACGGTGGACCTGACGAACCCCGACCTGAAGGCCGCCGATACCGTCGTCTTCCCGCGCGAGACGGTACACATTCTGCGAGAGTGCTTTCTCTGGCGGTCGACGTGTTATCTCAGGCTGCGCGTGCGCAACTACGCGCTGCACGACGTGCAGTTGTCGCTACGGCTGTCGCTCGATGCCGATTTCGTCGACATCTTCGAGGTCCGCGGCACGAAGCGCGCCGAGCGCGGGCGCCGCTGTGATCCGGCCGTCGAACCCGATCGGCTGGTACTCGCCTATCGCGGTCTGGATGACGTACTGCGCCGCACGGTCATTCGCTTTTCGCCCGCGCCCGATCGTTTGAATGCCACGGCGGCATGGTTTGACGTACACCTGGCGGCCAACGAAGAGCGCGCCTATGAGATCGCCATCGAATGCCGCGCGCAAGAAGGGCTTGCGACCGTGCCCTTCGAGAAAGCGGTCGTAAACGCCCGGCAGCTAACCGCCGACGCGCGGCGTGGCGACGCCGTGATCGACACGACCGACGCCCTGTTCAACGCCTGGCTTACGCGTTCGGCGGCCGACCTGCACATGATGGCGACAACCACCGACGACGGCCCTTACCCTTATGCCGGCGTCCCCTGGTTCAGTACGATCTTCGGGCGCGACGGAATCATCACGGCCCTTGAGTACCTGTGGATCAATCCGGATATGGCCCGCGCGGTGCTCTCGTACCTGGCCAAGAATCAGGCGACCGAGGTCATTCCCCAGCAGGATGCCGAGCCGGGCAAAATCTTGCACGAGACGCGCCGCGGCGAAATGGCGGCGCTCGGCGAAATCCCCTTCGGAAAATACTACGGCAGCGTCGACGCCACTCCCTTGTTTGTCATCTTGGCGGGCGCTTACTACGAGCGGACCGCCGACCTCGAATTCGTCGCCGCGCTATGGCCGAACGTCCAGCGCGCCTTGGCCTGGATCGATGATTACGGCGACCAGGATGGCGACGGCTTCGTCGAATACGCGCGGCAGTCGCCCAATGGCCTGGTATCGCAAGGTTGGAAGGACTCGGTCGACGCCGTCTTTCACGCCGATGGCTCGCTGGCGGCGGCCCCCTTGGCCCTGGCCGAGGTGCAGGGCTATGTCTATGCGGCCCGACTGGCCGCCGCGCGGCTGGCCGAGGCGCTCGGCGACACCCCACGCGCCGACGAGCTGCGCACAACCGCCGCGCGCTTGCGTCGAGACTTCGACCAGGCCTTCTGGTGCGACGAGCTGGCGACCTACGCCCTCGCGATCGATGCCGACAAGCAGCCGTGCCGCGTCCGCGCCTCGAACGCCGGACAGTGCCTGTTTTCCGGGATCGCTCGCCCCGAGCGCGCACCGCGCTTGGCGCAGACGCTGCTCGACGGGACGTCGTTCTCCGGCTGGGGAATTCGCACCGTGGCGACTGGTGAGAAGCGATTCAATCCCATGGCCTATCACAACGGCTCGATCTGGCCCCACGACAATGCGCTCATTGCCCACGGGCTTTCCCGCTACGGATTGCAGCGTGCGGCGCTCGAGATTCTGCGCGGCTTGTTCGACGCCAGCACGTATTTCGAGCTGCGCCGCACGCCTGAACTGTTTTGCGGCTTCCCGCGCCGTAACGGCGAGGGACCCACGCTCTATCCGGTCGCCTGCTCGCCGCAATCCTGGGCCGCGGCCGCGGTGTTCTACATCTTGCAGTCCTGCCTGGGCTTGACCATCGACGCGCCCCGCCGGCAGGTGCGCTTCACGCGACCGGTGCTGCCCGAGTCGCTCAGTTGCGTCACGATCAAGAATCTCCGCGTGCGCGACGCCGTTGCCGATCTGGTGCTGGATCGCTACTCACACGACGTGGGCATCAGCGTGACGCGCAAAGAGGGCGCCCTGGAGATCGTGGCGATCAAGTGACGCGCCCACGATGGCTGGCCAGTGGCTGCTCGCCAGCCAGGTGGATGACGGTCAGCGGCATTTTCCCACGGAAAAACACCGCTTTTTCACGTTTGACCGAGCCCTTCCGATTCCTGGCACACCAATTGCATTTGCAGGGCTCGCAGCGTTCCGCTTGGCCGTTGCGCAATCCGAGCGAAGCGCAGTAGTTCAAAAACCATCAAAGATAATTCTGAATGCGGAGAACGACCATGGAACCGATGAGCAGTCTGGTACTTGTAGGCGCCGCTGGTTATTCGCTTGTGTATCTGCTGGCGGGCGGAGGCGTAGGGGGAGCGATCGTGATCTTCATCATCGCCAAGCTGCTCGGCCGGTAAACGGCTGCCATGAAGCGCGATTCCTCGAACCTTGCATTTCGGGGCCGAGCTGGACGAGTCCGAAGGACGTTCGCGAGCTGCGAAGGTCCACCGGCCGTCAGGCCGGCCCTTTTCTCTGCGCGTCGAAGAACATGGAGCCGGAGTGGCCGGGTATCAGCTGGCGCTGGCATCCATTGTGCCAGCTAGATGTGAAGTGCTTGCGATGCCCGGACGGCAGCGCGCCTACGATCCCTTGATTTTCGCCAGGGCCTCTTCGGCGACCTTCTTCACTTCGGGATCCTTGTCCTTGGCCAGCTTCTCGAGCGCGGGAATGGCTTCCTTGGCCGCTGGGCCGATCTCCTTCAAACGATTGGCAGCCGTCACGCGGATATCGGGAATGAAGCTCACCCGCTTCTTGGGGCCCGCCACCTGCGAGGTCAATAGCTTGATGTCTTCCGGCGTGGCAGGGTTCATTGGCGGCGCCACGATTTTCCGCTTGCAGCCCCCGACGAATACGACGGTCAAGAGCAGGGCGACGCAACCGGCGGCACGCAAAGAAACGGCAAATGGCTTGGTCGACGACATGATAGTTCGAGATTTCCCTTCGTTCGTGGGCACTTCAGTTTGAACGGTCCAGGCTTTGTTAGGTCGCTGCCCTGTTAGGGGCTCTGCCCTGGTAGATTTCTGGCCAGCTAGATCCCTGCCCCGTTAGCGAGGAGGCATCTCATGGGCCAACCTGGTTGCTCCGCACCGTGGAGCAAAAGTCCTTTGCACAGCCGCAGGTGTAAATCCCCGGGCATTTTTGCTTGTTGTAAAAGCATCCTCCCGTTCCGGCCGGCTGCCGAAA of the Pirellulales bacterium genome contains:
- a CDS encoding glycogen debranching N-terminal domain-containing protein; its protein translation is MDDIIEVNNEYYILATSSRIDDHARVLKHDDLFAVFDQYGDIQPLGLGEEGLYFEGTRFLNGCKLTLNGRQPLLLSSTVMENNTLLTVDLTNPDLKAADTVVFPRETVHILRECFLWRSTCYLRLRVRNYALHDVQLSLRLSLDADFVDIFEVRGTKRAERGRRCDPAVEPDRLVLAYRGLDDVLRRTVIRFSPAPDRLNATAAWFDVHLAANEERAYEIAIECRAQEGLATVPFEKAVVNARQLTADARRGDAVIDTTDALFNAWLTRSAADLHMMATTTDDGPYPYAGVPWFSTIFGRDGIITALEYLWINPDMARAVLSYLAKNQATEVIPQQDAEPGKILHETRRGEMAALGEIPFGKYYGSVDATPLFVILAGAYYERTADLEFVAALWPNVQRALAWIDDYGDQDGDGFVEYARQSPNGLVSQGWKDSVDAVFHADGSLAAAPLALAEVQGYVYAARLAAARLAEALGDTPRADELRTTAARLRRDFDQAFWCDELATYALAIDADKQPCRVRASNAGQCLFSGIARPERAPRLAQTLLDGTSFSGWGIRTVATGEKRFNPMAYHNGSIWPHDNALIAHGLSRYGLQRAALEILRGLFDASTYFELRRTPELFCGFPRRNGEGPTLYPVACSPQSWAAAAVFYILQSCLGLTIDAPRRQVRFTRPVLPESLSCVTIKNLRVRDAVADLVLDRYSHDVGISVTRKEGALEIVAIK
- a CDS encoding HEAT repeat domain-containing protein; the protein is MSSTKPFAVSLRAAGCVALLLTVVFVGGCKRKIVAPPMNPATPEDIKLLTSQVAGPKKRVSFIPDIRVTAANRLKEIGPAAKEAIPALEKLAKDKDPEVKKVAEEALAKIKGS